In the genome of Nycticebus coucang isolate mNycCou1 chromosome 12, mNycCou1.pri, whole genome shotgun sequence, one region contains:
- the KCNA6 gene encoding potassium voltage-gated channel subfamily A member 6, with protein sequence MKSEKSLTLAAPGEVRGPEGEQQDAGDFPEAGGGGGCCSSERLVINISGLRFETQLRTLSLFPDTLLGDPGRRVRFFDPLRNEYFFDRNRPSFDAILYYYQSGGRLRRPVNVPLDIFLEEIRFYQLGDEALAAFREDEGCLPDGGEDEKPLPSQPFQRQVWLLFEYPESSGPARGIAIVSVLVILISIVIFCLETLPQFRADGRGGSNGDGVSRVSPVSRGSQEEEEDEDDSYTFHPGISPGGMGTGGSSSLSPLGGSFFTDPFFLVETLCIVWFTFELLVRFSACPSKPAFFRNIMNIIDLVAIFPYFITLGTELVQQQEQQSASGGGGQNGQQAMSLAILRVIRLVRVFRIFKLSRHSKGLQILGKTLQASMRELGLLIFFLFIGVILFSSAVYFAEADDDDSLFPSIPDAFWWAVVTMTTVGYGDMYPMTVGGKIVGSLCAIAGVLTIALPVPVIVSNFNYFYHRETEQEEQGQYTHVTCGQPTPDLKVTDNGLGKPDFSEAPRERRPSYLPTPHRAFGEKRMLTEV encoded by the coding sequence ATGAAATCGGAGAAATCCCTTACGCTGGCGGCGCCGGGGGAGGTCCGTGGGCCGGAGGGGGAGCAACAGGACGCGGGAGACTTCCCAGAGGCCGGCGGGGGTGGGGGCTGCTGTAGTAGCGAGCGGCTGGTGATCAACATCTCCGGGCTGCGCTTTGAGACACAGTTACGCACCCTGTCGCTGTTCCCCGACACGCTGCTGGGAGACCCTGGCCGCCGAGTGCGCTTCTTCGACCCCCTGCGGAACGAGTACTTCTTCGACCGCAACCGGCCCAGCTTCGACGCCATCCTCTACTACTACCAGTCGGGGGGCCGCCTGCGGAGGCCGGTCAACGTGCCCCTGGACATCTTCCTGGAGGAGATTCGCTTCTACCAACTGGGCGACGAGGCCCTGGCGGCCTTCCGGGAGGATGAGGGCTGCTTGCCCGACGGTGGTGAGGACGAGAAGCCGCTGCCGTCGCAGCCCTTCCAACGCCAGGTGTGGCTCCTCTTTGAGTATCCGGAGAGCTCCGGGCCCGCCAGGGGCATCGCCATCGTCTCGGTGTTGGTCATCCTCATCTCCATCGTCATCTTTTGCCTGGAGACCTTGCCCCAGTTCCGGGCAGATGGTCGAGGTGGAAGCAACGGTGACGGTGTGAGCCGCGTCTCCCCGGTGTCCAGGGGCagtcaggaggaagaggaggatgaagaCGATTCCTATACATTCCACCCTGGCATCTCCCCTGGGGGAATGGGGACAGGGGGCTCGTCCTCACTCAGTCCTCTCGGGGGCTCCTTCTTTACAGACCCCTTCTTCCTGGTGGAGACTCTGTGCATCGTCTGGTTCACATTTGAGCTCCTGGTGCGCTTCTCCGCCTGCCCCAGCAAGCCGGCTTTTTTCCGCAACATCATGAACATCATTGACTTGGTGGCCATCTTCCCCTACTTCATCACCCTGGGCACCGAGCTGGTGCAGCAACAGGAGCAGCAGTCGGCCAGCGGAGGGGGCGGCCAGAACGGGCAGCAGGCCATGTCCCTGGCCATCCTCCGAGTCATCCGCCTGGTCCGGGTGTTCCGCATCTTCAAGCTGTCCCGCCACTCCAAGGGGCTGCAGATCCTGGGCAAGACCTTGCAGGCCTCCATGAGGGAGCTGGGGCTgctcatcttcttcctcttcatcgGGGTCATCCTCTTCTCCAGCGCCGTCTACTTCGCAGAGGCTGATGACGATGACTCACTCTTTCCCAGCATCCCGGATGCCTTCTGGTGGGCAGTGGTTACAATGACCACGGTAGGTTACGGGGACATGTACCCCATGACAGTGGGGGGCAAGATTGTGGGTTCCCTGTGCGCCATCGCGGGGGTCCTCACCATTGCTCTCCCTGTGCCGGTCATCGTCTCCAACTTCAACTACTTCTACCACCGGGAGACGGAGCAGGAGGAGCAGGGCCAGTACACCCATGTCACTTGTGGGCAGCCCACACCAGACCTGAAGGTGACTGACAATGGACTTGGCAAGCCTGACTTCTCCGAGGCCCCCCGGGAACGGAGACCCAGCTACCTTCCCACTCCACATCGAGCatttggagaaaagagaatgCTCACGGAGGTCTGA